The Silvanigrella paludirubra genome contains a region encoding:
- a CDS encoding LptF/LptG family permease has translation MRIWWYIASQYLKTVLNILLFSLCIYFIITYMEESQHYFDGYEVSNKIKFLYYFWQVPGITIQLMPFAVLIGGIITNWMLAKHGEISALRAAGLSMMKISIPLICVGFFFTLTQFMISELILPMSSTHFQRIKKVDVERKKNEVVFTESTWLKAKGTVLHFKKYDEQKQELFNVEYFKWENQSSLKQIVHAKSGYFDENIGNWVLRNAIVTNFDISSYISKTEIKPLYVTNVDFAPPKVLNQSSESNQLSYWQLNKIIEDAQAAGTNVSDRIVDLYFKLSSPFANLLFVFLTIPFALRKERQEEKYIGIVICLVTALVYWFGNLALRSFAIKGSLNPLLAAWIMNILVIFLSYMLIRKLDKGQ, from the coding sequence ATGCGAATTTGGTGGTATATTGCTTCGCAATATTTAAAAACAGTATTAAATATCTTGTTATTTTCTTTGTGTATTTATTTTATTATAACCTACATGGAAGAAAGTCAGCATTATTTTGATGGTTATGAAGTTTCCAATAAAATTAAATTTTTATATTATTTTTGGCAAGTACCAGGAATAACAATTCAATTAATGCCTTTTGCTGTATTAATTGGTGGTATCATCACCAATTGGATGCTTGCAAAGCACGGGGAAATCTCAGCATTGCGTGCCGCTGGGCTTTCTATGATGAAAATTTCTATTCCTTTAATATGCGTTGGTTTCTTTTTTACTTTAACTCAATTTATGATAAGCGAGCTGATTCTTCCCATGAGTTCAACTCATTTTCAAAGAATAAAGAAGGTTGATGTTGAAAGAAAAAAAAATGAGGTCGTTTTTACAGAAAGTACTTGGCTAAAAGCAAAAGGTACGGTATTACATTTTAAGAAATACGATGAACAAAAACAAGAACTATTTAATGTCGAATATTTTAAATGGGAAAACCAAAGTAGCTTAAAACAAATTGTCCATGCAAAGTCTGGTTATTTTGATGAAAATATTGGAAATTGGGTACTGCGGAATGCAATTGTTACAAACTTTGATATTTCTTCTTATATTTCTAAAACAGAAATAAAGCCATTATATGTGACAAATGTAGATTTTGCACCGCCTAAGGTTTTAAACCAATCTAGTGAATCGAATCAGTTAAGTTATTGGCAATTAAATAAAATTATTGAAGATGCTCAGGCTGCGGGAACAAATGTTTCGGATCGAATTGTAGATCTTTATTTTAAACTAAGTTCCCCATTTGCAAATTTGCTTTTTGTGTTTTTAACAATTCCTTTTGCTTTGCGAAAAGAAAGGCAAGAAGAAAAATATATTGGAATTGTAATTTGTTTAGTAACAGCCCTTGTATATTGGTTTGGTAATTTAGCGCTAAGAAGTTTTGCTATTAAGGGAAGTTTAAATCCATTATTAGCTGCATGGATAATGAATATTTTAGTTATATTTTTGAGTTATATGCTAATTCGGAAATTGGATAAAGGACAGTAA
- a CDS encoding LptF/LptG family permease, protein MAILHKLDRLIANEIITLTFVITASLSSIMIMAKIPRYAQLLFSAPDTGTTFLMLLLMILPSIIKFTVPISLLISASLVTIRMAADRELEAWMASGVSILRLSAMPSFIGLIVMLISLFSALIFEPYSNKQFEKFRWVQSRKAVEELIKDSLREKSFNKSNVLDSDRVNILLYMQDISKDRSEFKNVFLAAKTSNEKYYSAIVSSAGSLKKKLNAGFPDYIFSLNKGTAYSIKQSDKSISYYLKENLETFQLQKKDMKRNEFLSYPNLSDFTITYFSEMNISLVNTLKNKFKGDMNFTENTNQLYPIAYFEMLDKEKEKNPEWSKDTKIIEKLIFIFKQISVPISTIFLPIIGICLGIQDPRRKQFGVYLGIGIVVFVLYASISICQQLALSFVLPPFLMLFITPIALIIIIALLLRWRLRHPPSTGFIAFVRDDLLKIKIFSKKG, encoded by the coding sequence ATGGCCATTCTGCATAAATTAGATCGATTAATTGCCAATGAAATAATAACGTTGACGTTTGTGATTACCGCAAGCCTCAGCTCTATTATGATCATGGCTAAAATTCCTCGTTATGCTCAATTGCTTTTTTCAGCTCCAGATACAGGAACAACATTTTTAATGTTGTTATTAATGATACTTCCTTCAATTATTAAATTTACTGTTCCTATTTCTTTATTAATTTCGGCATCACTTGTTACCATACGGATGGCTGCAGATAGAGAGCTTGAAGCTTGGATGGCAAGTGGTGTGAGTATTTTAAGACTTTCAGCAATGCCCTCATTTATTGGCCTAATTGTGATGCTGATTTCATTATTTAGTGCACTTATCTTTGAGCCTTATTCAAATAAACAATTTGAAAAATTTAGATGGGTTCAATCACGAAAAGCTGTTGAAGAGCTGATAAAAGATTCCTTGCGTGAAAAATCATTTAATAAAAGTAATGTTTTAGATTCTGATAGAGTAAATATTTTATTATATATGCAAGATATTTCAAAAGATCGTTCTGAATTTAAAAATGTATTTCTTGCTGCAAAAACAAGTAATGAAAAATACTATTCTGCAATTGTTTCAAGTGCTGGTAGTTTAAAAAAGAAATTAAATGCTGGTTTTCCAGATTATATATTTTCCCTTAATAAAGGAACAGCATATTCTATTAAGCAATCTGATAAATCAATCTCTTATTATTTAAAAGAAAATCTAGAAACATTTCAATTACAAAAAAAAGATATGAAACGGAATGAATTTCTTTCATATCCAAATCTTTCCGATTTTACAATTACATATTTTTCTGAAATGAATATTTCATTAGTTAATACTTTAAAAAATAAATTTAAAGGGGATATGAACTTTACTGAAAATACAAATCAGCTCTATCCCATTGCCTATTTTGAAATGTTAGATAAAGAAAAAGAGAAAAATCCAGAATGGTCTAAAGATACAAAAATAATAGAAAAATTAATATTTATTTTTAAACAAATATCTGTACCTATTTCAACTATATTTTTGCCTATTATTGGTATCTGTCTTGGAATTCAGGATCCAAGAAGAAAACAATTTGGTGTTTATTTGGGCATAGGCATTGTTGTCTTTGTTCTTTATGCATCTATTTCTATTTGTCAGCAATTGGCTTTAAGCTTTGTATTGCCGCCTTTTTTAATGCTTTTTATTACACCAATTGCATTGATTATTATAATAGCTTTACTTTTAAGATGGCGTTTAAGACATCCACCCTCTACAGGCTTTATCGCATTTGTTAGAGATGATTTATTAAAAATAAAAATCTTCTCAAAAAAAGGATAA
- a CDS encoding enoyl-ACP reductase FabI, translating into MNHAKILAGKRGIVFGVANNKSIAWACAQICAEQGAQLAFNFLGDAQEKRVRELVKELPESIVLPCDVSKDDQIESFYSNIQKHWDSIDFIIHSVAFTEKENLKEKFMVVTRESFASTLDISAYSLVAVTRAALPLMKKGGSVITMSYYGAEKVVPRYNVMGVAKAALESCAKYLAYDLGEVGIRVNAISAGPIRTLSSSAIPGIKEMLDNAHKHAPLKRNVTTDDVARSALYLLSDFSSGVTGEVLHVDCGYNTLGMFSAVE; encoded by the coding sequence ATGAACCACGCAAAAATTCTTGCTGGCAAACGTGGTATTGTATTTGGCGTTGCAAACAATAAATCTATTGCATGGGCTTGCGCACAAATTTGTGCCGAACAGGGAGCACAACTCGCTTTTAATTTTTTAGGAGATGCACAAGAAAAACGTGTACGTGAACTTGTAAAAGAGCTTCCTGAATCTATCGTATTACCTTGCGATGTATCAAAAGATGATCAAATAGAGTCTTTTTACAGCAATATTCAAAAACATTGGGACTCCATTGATTTTATCATCCACTCCGTTGCTTTTACTGAAAAAGAAAATCTAAAAGAAAAATTTATGGTTGTGACAAGAGAATCTTTTGCTTCCACTTTAGATATTTCTGCATATTCCCTTGTAGCTGTAACACGCGCAGCATTGCCTCTAATGAAAAAAGGGGGAAGCGTAATTACAATGTCCTATTATGGGGCTGAAAAAGTAGTTCCTCGTTACAATGTGATGGGAGTTGCAAAGGCGGCATTAGAATCTTGTGCTAAATATTTAGCCTATGATCTTGGTGAAGTAGGTATTCGTGTTAACGCAATTAGTGCGGGTCCAATTCGTACTTTATCTTCAAGCGCTATTCCAGGTATTAAAGAAATGCTTGATAACGCTCATAAGCATGCACCTTTAAAAAGAAATGTAACGACAGATGATGTTGCTCGTTCTGCTCTCTATTTGTTATCCGATTTTTCTTCTGGGGTAACTGGTGAAGTTTTACATGTAGATTGTGGTTATAATACCCTTGGCATGTTTTCAGCAGTTGAGTAG
- a CDS encoding methyl-accepting chemotaxis protein, producing MFNKFGIKVKVLLNSFVSVFIFAIFLVWLVNIYWGVLLNNKREKLQSIVELGSTLVDSYIQLEKKKELTKEEAQKRALANILALRYSNNDYIFISNTKSEVVLVPPKPEMTGKDMSNFADPTGFKIYANFSEVAKKSGSGFVEYMFPKAGSTEPVKKLSYIKYMPDWDWIVGTGLYMDDAYNALFDFMKILLFACVFCMIVLIFIGIYFSNSVIKPLVDVCQYLLSSSKTLSNKSDELKKSSGSVKSYSKEQESSIQTTAAAISEITSMIGKTTELTTNSANLANSISTKAVSGEVSMKNMITSMHSIHEASSKLKDIENIINEIEIKTQVITEIVSKTELLSLNASIEAARAGEHGKGFSVVAEEVGNLAHLSGKSSAEIHDLLQKSRDEVQHILAQTIERVEDGEKRTLKVSESFTEIVEGIKEINHQIDQVSSATKEQEIGVKQISTAMGKLDQLAFKNAEESENSLKVTDEISNESNNLNNIVSKTENVIYGFHKKAN from the coding sequence ATGTTTAATAAATTTGGGATTAAAGTTAAAGTATTATTAAATAGTTTTGTTTCCGTCTTTATATTTGCAATATTTTTAGTCTGGTTAGTGAATATATACTGGGGTGTTTTATTAAATAATAAAAGAGAAAAGCTGCAAAGTATTGTTGAGCTAGGAAGTACTCTTGTTGATTCTTATATACAATTGGAAAAAAAGAAAGAATTAACAAAAGAAGAAGCTCAAAAAAGGGCTTTAGCAAACATACTTGCTTTAAGATATTCGAATAATGATTATATATTTATTTCAAATACAAAATCTGAAGTTGTTTTAGTACCCCCTAAACCAGAAATGACTGGAAAGGATATGTCTAATTTTGCAGATCCAACAGGTTTTAAAATATATGCCAATTTTTCTGAAGTAGCTAAAAAATCGGGAAGTGGTTTTGTTGAATATATGTTTCCAAAAGCGGGTTCTACCGAACCTGTAAAAAAACTCTCTTATATAAAATACATGCCTGATTGGGACTGGATTGTTGGCACTGGGCTGTACATGGATGATGCCTACAATGCTTTGTTTGATTTTATGAAAATTTTACTTTTTGCCTGTGTATTTTGTATGATTGTTTTAATTTTTATAGGAATTTATTTTTCAAATTCAGTAATAAAACCTTTAGTCGATGTGTGTCAGTATTTACTTAGTTCATCTAAAACCTTATCTAATAAAAGTGATGAATTAAAAAAATCGAGTGGAAGTGTTAAATCATATTCAAAAGAACAAGAATCGTCTATTCAAACAACGGCAGCAGCGATATCAGAAATTACAAGTATGATAGGAAAAACAACGGAGCTAACAACAAATTCTGCTAATTTAGCAAACTCAATATCTACAAAAGCAGTTAGTGGTGAAGTTTCAATGAAAAATATGATTACTTCTATGCATAGTATTCATGAAGCGAGTTCAAAATTAAAAGATATTGAAAACATTATAAATGAAATTGAAATTAAAACCCAAGTAATCACAGAAATCGTTTCTAAAACTGAATTGCTTTCATTAAATGCTTCTATTGAAGCAGCCCGAGCTGGAGAGCATGGGAAAGGATTTTCTGTTGTGGCTGAAGAAGTAGGAAATTTAGCACATTTGAGTGGAAAATCTTCTGCTGAAATTCATGACTTGCTTCAAAAAAGTAGAGATGAAGTTCAGCATATCTTAGCACAAACGATTGAACGTGTAGAAGATGGTGAAAAAAGAACACTAAAAGTATCTGAATCCTTTACAGAAATTGTTGAAGGTATTAAAGAAATCAATCATCAAATTGATCAGGTTTCTTCTGCAACAAAAGAGCAAGAAATTGGTGTTAAACAAATTTCTACAGCTATGGGTAAATTGGATCAACTTGCATTTAAAAATGCAGAGGAATCTGAAAATTCACTTAAAGTAACAGACGAGATTTCTAATGAAAGCAATAATTTAAATAATATTGTTAGTAAAACAGAAAATGTTATATATGGATTTCATAAAAAAGCGAATTAA
- a CDS encoding methyl-accepting chemotaxis protein → MSNKRGIKFKILLNSLLSVVIFAIFLVYISNIYWNELLDAKKEKLQNIVEVGSTVVSHFIDLEKKSILPREEAQNRAKDTLNAIRYSGKEYIFITNTKAYQVLNPVKPELSGKDMSGFTDPTGLKLYVEIANVAKKSGKGYVEYMFPKAGSTTPSKKLSYVNYFPEWDWIVGTGLYMDDAYEAMTKFLQILLFACLFCIGTLIFIGVYFANSVVKPLTEVCLSLLSSSESLFKKSNELKNSSSSVIKYSKEQESSIQTTAAAISEITSMIGKTTELTSNSATLANNISGKAEDGEVSMKNMITSMQGIHEASSKLKEIENIINQIESKTQVINKIVSKTELLSLNASIEAARAGEHGKGFSVVAEEVGNLAHMSGKSSSEIQALLQKSREEVQRILVQTIDRVEDGQKRTLKVSAAFSDIVNGIKEINFQMGQVSDATKEQEIGVKQISVAMGQLDQLALKNTVESESSLKSTEDISTESNNLNEIVEKTEIVIFGNVKKLK, encoded by the coding sequence ATGTCAAATAAACGTGGGATAAAATTTAAAATTCTATTAAATAGCCTTTTGTCTGTAGTCATATTTGCAATCTTCTTAGTATATATTTCCAATATATATTGGAATGAACTATTAGATGCAAAAAAAGAAAAATTGCAAAATATTGTTGAAGTTGGATCCACTGTTGTTTCTCATTTTATAGATTTAGAGAAAAAGTCAATTTTACCTAGAGAAGAAGCTCAAAATAGGGCAAAAGATACTTTAAATGCAATTCGTTATTCAGGTAAAGAATATATTTTTATTACAAATACTAAAGCTTATCAAGTATTAAATCCAGTAAAACCAGAATTATCAGGAAAAGATATGTCTGGTTTTACGGATCCAACTGGACTAAAATTATATGTAGAAATTGCAAATGTGGCAAAAAAATCGGGTAAAGGATATGTCGAGTATATGTTTCCTAAAGCAGGTTCTACTACTCCAAGTAAAAAATTATCTTATGTTAATTATTTCCCAGAATGGGACTGGATTGTTGGTACTGGGCTATATATGGATGATGCCTATGAAGCAATGACAAAATTCCTTCAAATATTATTATTTGCTTGTTTGTTTTGTATAGGTACTTTGATCTTTATAGGTGTTTATTTTGCAAATTCCGTTGTTAAACCATTAACAGAGGTCTGTCTTTCTTTGTTAAGTTCTTCTGAATCTTTGTTTAAAAAAAGTAACGAATTAAAAAATTCTAGTAGCAGTGTGATTAAATATTCGAAAGAGCAAGAGTCGTCTATTCAAACGACAGCGGCTGCTATTTCAGAAATTACAAGCATGATTGGAAAAACAACAGAATTGACTTCAAATTCAGCAACACTTGCAAACAATATCTCTGGAAAAGCAGAAGATGGTGAAGTTTCTATGAAAAATATGATTACTTCAATGCAGGGGATTCATGAAGCAAGTTCAAAATTAAAAGAAATAGAAAATATTATCAATCAGATAGAAAGTAAAACACAAGTTATTAATAAAATTGTTTCTAAAACAGAACTTTTATCTTTAAATGCCTCTATCGAAGCGGCTCGAGCGGGTGAACATGGTAAGGGGTTCTCTGTTGTGGCGGAAGAAGTGGGTAATCTTGCTCATATGAGCGGGAAATCTTCCAGTGAAATACAGGCTCTATTACAAAAAAGTAGAGAAGAAGTGCAACGTATATTAGTTCAAACAATTGATAGAGTTGAAGATGGCCAAAAAAGAACTTTAAAAGTATCCGCTGCCTTTTCTGATATTGTAAATGGGATAAAAGAGATTAATTTCCAAATGGGCCAGGTTTCTGATGCGACAAAGGAACAAGAAATTGGAGTAAAACAAATTTCTGTAGCAATGGGGCAACTTGACCAGCTTGCCTTAAAAAACACAGTGGAGTCTGAAAGCTCATTAAAATCAACTGAAGATATTTCAACAGAAAGCAATAATTTAAATGAAATTGTTGAAAAAACAGAGATTGTTATCTTTGGTAATGTTAAAAAATTGAAATAA
- a CDS encoding methyl-accepting chemotaxis protein, giving the protein MITKKGIKFKILLYSAFSVLIFAIFLLWLSNLYWNVLLNDKKEKLQNIVEIGSTLVKGYIDLEKKGTLSKEEAQTRAKADLNVIRYSGKEYIFITNTEAYQVLNPVKPELSGKDMSGFTDPTGLKLYVEIANLAKKSGSGFIYYMFPKAGSTVPSKKLSYINYFPEWNWIVGTGLYMDDAYTAMTEFLQILLIACIFCIVTLVILGIYFANSVEKPLSEVCKTLLNASAGLLGKCEQLKSSSSSVKKYSKEQESSIQSTAAAISEITSMIGKTTELTGNSAKLANEISMKAEDGEVSMKNMISSMQGIHEASSRLKEIESIINEIETKTKVITKIVAKTELLSLNASIEAARAGEHGKGFSVVAEEVGNLAHTSGKSSNEIRTLLQKSREEVQRILVQTLEKVEDGQKRTTKVSESFTDIVQGIKEINHQMGQVSDATKEQEIGVKQISNAMGLLDQLAFKNTGESEKSLEATDSISIESNNLKDVVHKTERVVFGIGKNISYK; this is encoded by the coding sequence ATGATCACAAAAAAAGGAATTAAATTTAAAATTTTATTATATTCTGCCTTTTCAGTTCTTATTTTTGCTATTTTTTTACTTTGGTTGAGTAATTTATACTGGAACGTTTTATTAAATGATAAAAAAGAAAAACTCCAAAATATTGTTGAAATTGGATCCACTCTTGTAAAAGGTTATATAGATCTAGAAAAAAAAGGAACATTGTCAAAAGAAGAAGCACAAACAAGAGCTAAAGCAGACTTAAATGTCATACGCTATTCAGGAAAAGAATATATTTTTATTACAAATACAGAAGCCTATCAAGTTTTAAATCCTGTGAAACCAGAATTAAGTGGAAAAGATATGTCTGGATTTACAGATCCTACAGGATTAAAGCTTTATGTTGAAATTGCGAATTTAGCAAAAAAAAGTGGTTCTGGTTTTATTTACTATATGTTTCCAAAAGCAGGTTCTACTGTACCATCAAAAAAATTATCCTATATAAACTACTTCCCTGAATGGAATTGGATTGTTGGTACAGGATTATATATGGACGATGCTTATACTGCTATGACAGAGTTTTTACAGATTCTTTTAATTGCCTGTATTTTTTGTATTGTTACTTTAGTGATTCTGGGAATTTATTTTGCAAACTCAGTTGAAAAGCCTCTTAGCGAAGTTTGTAAAACGTTATTAAATGCTTCTGCTGGTTTATTAGGAAAATGTGAACAATTAAAATCATCAAGTTCAAGTGTTAAAAAATATTCTAAAGAGCAAGAATCTTCTATTCAATCCACTGCAGCCGCTATTTCTGAAATAACCAGTATGATCGGTAAAACCACAGAGCTCACAGGCAATTCAGCTAAATTAGCAAATGAAATTTCTATGAAAGCAGAAGACGGTGAAGTATCTATGAAAAATATGATTTCATCTATGCAAGGAATTCATGAAGCTAGCTCAAGATTAAAAGAAATCGAAAGTATAATTAATGAAATAGAAACAAAAACTAAAGTAATCACAAAAATTGTAGCTAAAACCGAATTGCTTTCTTTAAATGCATCAATTGAAGCCGCTCGTGCAGGGGAACACGGTAAGGGTTTCTCTGTGGTTGCTGAAGAAGTTGGTAACTTAGCGCATACAAGTGGAAAGTCATCGAATGAGATAAGGACATTACTTCAAAAAAGTAGAGAAGAAGTACAACGTATACTTGTACAGACACTTGAAAAAGTAGAAGATGGTCAAAAAAGAACTACAAAAGTTTCGGAATCTTTTACAGATATTGTTCAAGGAATTAAAGAAATAAATCATCAAATGGGACAAGTTTCTGATGCAACAAAGGAACAAGAAATAGGTGTGAAACAAATTTCTAATGCAATGGGACTCTTGGATCAATTGGCCTTTAAAAATACAGGTGAATCCGAAAAATCATTAGAAGCTACAGATTCCATCTCTATAGAAAGTAACAATCTAAAAGATGTAGTGCATAAGACGGAAAGAGTTGTGTTTGGGATTGGCAAAAATATCAGTTATAAGTAA
- a CDS encoding DUF3299 domain-containing protein gives MKFIYKVLGLSLSGVILGGIAVFFLLKGTNQKTMANTHSSSKVTEADWKQLQSLNTISGNIPDELRPLNGTTIKIPGFIIPLEDNQDFVDEFLFVPSPMACIHVPPPPPNQIIHVKMASGKKAKMTYGPVWLTGKFVISENSGKKIKASFEMIGSFTQPYM, from the coding sequence ATGAAGTTTATTTATAAAGTTTTAGGATTATCTTTGTCGGGAGTTATTCTTGGTGGAATAGCCGTCTTTTTTTTGTTAAAAGGAACAAATCAAAAGACAATGGCAAATACACATAGCTCATCTAAAGTAACAGAAGCAGATTGGAAACAACTTCAATCACTCAATACAATTTCTGGAAATATCCCTGATGAACTAAGACCCTTAAATGGAACTACAATTAAAATTCCAGGGTTTATCATACCGCTAGAAGATAATCAGGATTTTGTGGATGAATTTTTATTTGTACCTTCACCTATGGCCTGTATTCATGTTCCTCCCCCACCGCCAAATCAAATTATCCATGTCAAAATGGCCTCTGGTAAAAAAGCAAAAATGACTTACGGTCCTGTTTGGTTAACTGGAAAATTTGTGATTTCAGAAAATAGTGGAAAAAAAATCAAAGCTTCATTTGAAATGATTGGTTCTTTTACTCAGCCCTATATGTAA
- a CDS encoding RecQ family ATP-dependent DNA helicase translates to MESEFVEKCEEFAKKNFSLTSLRPAQREVLAQIHDKKYVLATLPTGAGKTLLYSLPALFFEDKPVLVISPLISLMRDQERRMENANICCAVFTSEQSEEERKQAWKKIKTGEAKIIFASPERFVLPSFLNAISKMNLSMAVVDEAHCVVSWGHNFRPEYSEIGKYLSKLQLPRILALTATAGRNSRLDIIKKVFPENTNVFEYTSNPLGENIVVESNRVFSNTEQWEKLVHILQNTESNKTLVYFQSRLLCEESTRKLKKLKIHSVVYHAGLPKNDRKNVEQYVQEATQKIVVCATTAFGMGVDVAGIQLVVVFGFPSNIEEFFQMLGRAGRSGEPSKGVLLWTGADPIRREYQFKSSFPEPSLFLEQCAQFMRYMPNSFGESCFVPKQNLLELTKSKKTDNKEKKLDNIFAGLRICNILDDTRSGESYFHVKLTQNKSFADILAVLPEGMTKRRKVLEGLVTLVEKCWLVLKGAQTIIPLKMLQDACELTQETCEQVFLYYQDQKMLSFAKINQDDAKNGVILKNGYIHLQKEIPRYISARSHFHASLRELDKLSTSTTCRLSASFEFFASRAIQGATKNLWRCMQCDLCIRKRTE, encoded by the coding sequence ATGGAATCTGAATTTGTAGAAAAATGTGAAGAATTTGCTAAAAAAAACTTCTCCTTAACAAGTCTGCGCCCTGCCCAAAGAGAAGTCTTGGCACAAATTCATGATAAGAAATATGTGTTAGCAACACTTCCAACGGGAGCAGGAAAAACACTTCTATATAGCTTACCTGCCTTATTTTTTGAAGATAAACCCGTTCTCGTCATAAGCCCCCTTATTTCATTAATGAGAGATCAAGAGCGGCGTATGGAAAATGCAAACATATGCTGTGCTGTTTTTACCTCGGAACAATCTGAGGAGGAAAGAAAACAAGCTTGGAAAAAAATAAAAACAGGAGAAGCTAAAATTATTTTCGCTTCTCCAGAGCGTTTTGTGTTACCTTCTTTTTTAAATGCCATTTCTAAAATGAATTTAAGCATGGCCGTTGTTGACGAAGCACATTGTGTGGTTTCTTGGGGACATAATTTTAGACCTGAATATTCTGAAATTGGAAAATATTTATCCAAGTTACAATTGCCAAGAATATTAGCACTTACAGCAACTGCAGGACGCAATAGTAGACTTGATATCATAAAAAAAGTTTTTCCTGAAAATACAAATGTGTTTGAATACACTTCAAATCCACTTGGAGAAAATATTGTTGTTGAAAGCAATCGTGTTTTTTCAAATACAGAACAATGGGAAAAATTAGTTCATATTTTACAAAATACAGAATCAAATAAAACATTGGTTTATTTTCAAAGCCGCTTATTATGTGAAGAATCCACACGAAAATTAAAAAAATTAAAAATACACTCGGTTGTTTACCATGCAGGACTTCCCAAAAATGATCGTAAAAATGTAGAGCAATATGTTCAGGAGGCAACTCAAAAAATTGTCGTTTGTGCTACAACAGCATTTGGAATGGGTGTAGATGTTGCAGGAATTCAATTGGTTGTTGTTTTTGGATTTCCAAGCAACATTGAAGAATTTTTTCAAATGTTAGGCAGAGCAGGTCGAAGCGGTGAGCCCTCAAAAGGTGTGTTACTTTGGACTGGTGCCGATCCCATTCGAAGAGAATATCAATTTAAATCTTCTTTTCCTGAACCTTCTTTATTTTTAGAACAATGCGCACAATTTATGCGTTATATGCCAAATTCCTTTGGTGAAAGCTGTTTTGTTCCTAAACAAAATTTATTAGAACTAACAAAATCAAAAAAGACAGATAATAAAGAAAAAAAACTAGATAATATTTTTGCAGGTTTAAGAATTTGCAATATTCTAGATGACACTCGTTCTGGTGAATCGTATTTTCATGTTAAGTTAACGCAAAATAAAAGTTTTGCGGATATATTAGCAGTTCTTCCAGAAGGCATGACAAAACGCAGAAAAGTTTTAGAGGGTTTAGTTACTCTTGTTGAAAAATGTTGGCTTGTATTAAAAGGAGCTCAAACAATCATCCCCTTAAAAATGCTGCAAGATGCATGTGAGCTCACACAAGAAACCTGCGAGCAAGTTTTTTTGTACTATCAAGATCAAAAAATGTTATCATTTGCTAAAATAAATCAGGATGATGCCAAAAATGGAGTAATATTGAAAAATGGCTATATTCATTTACAAAAGGAAATACCCAGATATATTTCAGCTCGAAGTCATTTTCACGCGAGCTTGCGCGAACTTGATAAGTTATCTACATCAACAACATGCAGATTATCTGCAAGTTTCGAATTTTTTGCTTCTCGCGCTATTCAGGGGGCTACAAAAAACCTTTGGCGTTGTATGCAGTGCGATCTTTGTATCAGAAAGAGGACGGAATGA